The genomic region tggtagtgtacatctttTCACAAGGCGTATTGTAGTTATTGTTatgtaatttaaaatgaatttgtgtaacattaaaactgtaaattaaagtgttaccaaaacagCACATCCACAATTCTGGTAAACTGAGATTAGCATGCACACTTTACCGAAGTCCTTTTTTAATGGCATCCACAGGGGTGCAGGAAGCACTGTCTGGACAATCTGGAGCTTTTTGCTGTTTACTTTCCAGAAACCAGCCTGAGTCGACAAGGCCGCGCACCTGAGCGTCTGCACCCAGCTGCTCCAGAAGACTGGACACCTTATCAATGTTCAGCAGCACACCTGTTCCCCCGGCACTGCAGGACAGAATAAGAACCTCAGTCTTGTTTCAATTCCAAAATATTACCAAAAATCTAGTTTGTCAAACTACAAATATCAAATGGCTTCAACAAATACTTTGGGATAACCAAgaaagcatgttgctaacattggAAAAATCCTCAGAACTAGTTCTGCAGGACAGATATTATTTCATTGTCTATAGCATTACAGGCTGCAGTAAACATTTTTATGGTAGACAACAGGATGTGCTGAAAATAGTGCTTCAGTCAGCGTTGTGGTAAAACTCAAGGGGTGGTCCGTGGACGGGAATAGGATTTCATGGTAGTCCAGATGGCTCTGTTTCAATTGTTCATAGCATCTTGTTATTAGATCTCAATATGCAGGAACAGGTGTAAGGGGGGTCTAGTGTTGTCTTGTTTAAGAGTGAATTCAAATCCAATTATAGGATTTATAATAGCTGTGGTTCTTGGATTGTGAAAACAAATAGCAGAACAGCCACCAAAACACCCCTCCAAACATTGTACATAGGGGCAATACCATTAAGTAATCTCTTTTTTACTATTAAATGCATCACATTGTGTGTCCGAACATGTTAAAATTGAATACAAACCAATCTATTGtttttttcaaactaaaacaaTTTGTAAACATAGCCATAGATTTTACCTTGTTCCTGCCAACATCACAACTTTGGCTTGTTTCAGTCCTTTCGGGGAAAGATCTTTGATCACCTCCCGAATGATTTGAGATCCCATGAAAGCATATTCTGTGgtggaataaataaaataaagagtcctAATTTTGGTAACAAAAATGTTAATAGTCTGACGAAAGTGATCAAATGTACCTGTTTCTTTTCCTTGTTTGGACTTGGATGCTGCTTTGTTACCACTCCACACATCACTTGAACAATAGGGAACAAACCTAGTCACATCAGATAAGATACATTAGTCAGTCAATCATCATTTTTTTCTGCAAAATGTTTAAAGTGCAACATTCTTTAAAAAGGAGACAATTAATATTTCATTgattaggaaaggaaaggacgtgacgtgtggccaagtatggtgacccatatttGGAATTCGTGGTCTTTTAAcccatttaacccatccaagtgccaTCCATCTCAAAACATATTGTTGCGGTGCCCAGGGAGCAGTTGagggtttggtgccttgctcaagggtctcacctcagtcatggcATTGAGGGTGGAAGAGAGTGCTGTACACTCACTCCCCCTACCTAGAATCCATGCCAGACCTGAGAATCGAACCCGCAACTTTTAGGTTACGAGtttgactctctaaccattaggccatgactgcccTTGAAGATTTTAGAGTTTAGAGTTTAAAGAGATTCTGATATAACTTTATTGTGCTGTAGGCCTACTATAAGATCGAGGGACGATGAGAAAGAGAGATGAGGGATGCGTTCCATTCAGAAATGATCACCCTGTTCTAATTCACACTAGCTGACACTCAAGTTTGTCAGTGACttggcaaaaaacaaacaaaaacacgtCTTGAATGTCTATATGCATATAAGCATTGCATGATCAGAATGCCTCTATAATTCAAATAATGAATGAAAATAGCCTATCCTTGTGTGCTTTTATCATCTTTATATGGTATAGTTAAGTAATATCACACAAGAATGAGTGTGTGAGATTGTCAATGTTAAACTTATTTTatcatatcatatttatttatccaTGACAAGCATTAACCAGCACAAAAACACACTTCGCAAAATATTAATTATCGCTATAGATAATCCCGCAAAAATATTATATCATTTTTGTCAATATTGCACACCCCTAAATGAGGGGCATCATTTAGGTCATTTGGCACACAGATTGCGTgcatgcaagtgtgtgtgtgcattgGTTTAACCTACATTGGGTAGACTAAATGTccccacaaaaaaaaaaggtaaaaatgttgacattttagCCACCACAAGGAAAACATCTCATAAACCATAGTACATTTATTAAagctatttttttgttaaataaaaatgtttaaaaattaaacaaattttgTGATCTTTGTAATCACAGGACACACCATCCccccagatttttttttacaattcgaCCACTGCTTATAAATCTTATATAATATCACTTTTAGATACTTACACAATATTTGCATTATACCAGTGAGGATTTTCATCCACTTGTGTTGATAGTAATCCACTCCCTGCAAAAAATCATCAAGTATCAATGGAGTGGCTTGCTAGAAGAAAGCAAGATGTGTTGTTGTGAGTCTGGTTAATATCAGCTTACCTTTCCGTGTCTGTGGCCAGTCAGTTGAGCTCATAAGGCGGGGGATAGTTTTGTATCTGGAATCGCAGGTCTCTTTGTTGTAGCAGCACCAGCCACCTAAAAGAGAATAATTGGAATCAACCTCACATTATCCATCCATTGTGCAGATTTCAAAAGCTTAGACAGCTTACACTGTATTGACACATTCTGTATTAACCTTGTTTTTCCAACCCCCCTTGTATTGTCAGCCTGTTATATTGACAGCCATTATAGCttagtattattactatactAGTCTTTCCCCCTCTATTTAAAGTTACTTCCTCTTGGCAAGGCTTTCCAAGTAAAGCGATATTACAAGATTTATGTGCTTATTCTCCCTCTTGCATTGTTTAATTTTGCCATGTCTAATTCAACATCACATTGACCAGCGACACTATATATCTTTTTGACATGCTGTTGAACCAACACGATGTGACATGCTccaaaaaagcacaaaaaatgaCATGTTTAAGAAGATGACCAGCCATCAAAATAAAGCTGAGCACTGCATTTAAGCCTGCTGACCTCTCTCGACAAAATTAACTTCGTTTTAAATACTCACCTTCCAAAAATATCAGCCACCTCTTACTTCCTTTGAACTCCTTTAGGTAAAACCTGGGGGCCACAAATAAATATAGATACATAGAACATAGCCATATGAGGATGTTTACAAAACCGATATTTAACATTGCAACACTGCTACAATTtagtacatttatgcatttggcagatgctcttatccaaatgtttaaatattacCAGTTAATGTATCCTCTGGAAaacaaacccatgaccttggtgcTCTACAAATTGCCAAGTTTATGCACCTTTTGGTAGAAGTGAGGATGTCAGCGCTGTGTCTTACCCAGCGGCAGTGCCGTCGTTGCATGTCACTAATGTGTTCTTAAGAAAGTGCAGCTTCATTTCATCAACAGGCTTGTTGACAGATGCGCTTTGTTGGCCAGTGCCACGACTTCCAGAGTTAGTTTCTTTACTGGAATCTCCAGCACCTGCTAGCGCAGGGTTCGGGTCATCTTCAGGGCCATGCTGGGTTGTGTCTATAGCCTGACTGTTAGCCTTCTTTGCAGGTTTTCCACCAGACTTGGCATTGCGATTGTTGTTCTGACAAGAAATAACTCCCAGCAGAAGCAGGAACATAACATGACACAGAATATTCATATCAAATCTGACAGGACCTCCCTAAAAAAGGCCAAACGGAACAGACTGCAGTGaaactcaaaaacatttttattatcaagGCTCATGTTTTCAATGACTTAATCTGTCACTGCCAATACAATTAGAATGAAGTGATCAACACTCACCTCTTAAAGCACCTAATGCAGGTCCCCTTTGGCGTCTTGGAGAGCAAAAAATCCTCAGGTGCTGAGGGAAAGGTGGTTTTTGGAATTGATGCTACGCCGGCGTCCTGAACAGATCTTGGTCTTTGGTTGTGGTCCGTGCTAGATTTTATAGTGCCACAATATGGATTGCATTTCTCAACATCCCCTTTGAGCTGGTGCCAGCTCTGGGCTGCAACCAATGACACACCAAACCTGGACGTCTAATGGCGAGGAGAAAAGATAACATGCGCTCTCCCAACCATATTTCAAAGCCATCCCCTCCCCACCTAACTTAGTCTCATAACAAGCCCTCCCACCCTCCCCTAGACCCGGCTCGACTTTGATTTAAACACCTACATGGTTGAAATACCTGCATAACCCTGCAGCTACATGGCATGTGGCTCTAGGTCATTGGAGCAGACCTCTCCCTGCTCACTCTAATAGGGAGAAACTCTTCACTCACCTCAAATAATCCAGTGAAATAAGCCTATAAagataatccttcagaaattttaATTCTTCTCAAAGTTgaagaaatgtatataaattgtgcaCTTTCAAAGTATCTGTGATTGATCGCGCAGGGTTGCCTTACATAAAGCAACAGATAGACTGATGCTGTCATTATCCACTCTGCTTATCAATCATGGTGAAATGTATATGTAAATGAATGATGTTATGGAGAGTTTGTTACATCTTTGACATAAGAGACATGTCTTTGAGTCTAACCTTTAAGCGTTATGCTTTCATCTAAGTACAAGCTCGAAAAGGGCCTCTTTATTAGATTGTTCTACAAATATTGTTGCAATCAAGTGGCAATATGACAGATGAAGTTGTATTcagaaattgctgaataaaactgaaaaaaagaatgGTTCTCAACAggaataaataaagttaaaaataggGTGAATAGTGGTAAAGTGGGACAGTTAAGCTTAATAATTTATATCTTTGCATGGATATGTTTTTATTACTAAAAATCAACAATGAGTTCATCATTAGCAAatatgtgataaaaaaaaatctgtggctATGACATCACTTCCGGGGTGTGGCACATCATATTTAACAACCTTGCAGTGAACTGTGATGGTAAGTAAAATACATGAATTCATTTAGTAACTAttttataaattacaatataaATGATAGAATTGCAGAAAAATCTGACAGTATGGAACAGAATAACGTTTTGCATCAAGAATATTGCTACAATAATTAGGCATAAATCTGTAATAATTTAGTTGCAAATCCATATCAAGAACAGGGAGATAGAAGGCCGATCTGGGAAAGCTTTGGGCTAACGTAGTCTGACGAAGTCTGGCCATCTTTAAGGGCTCTTCCATGTCAATCAGCCATTAATGAGCTTTAAGTAAAAGGTTAGCGGTGAGGCGCACTGAGATATTCCACGTACAGATTCTCCAAAAAAAATCAGTAATAAAAAGGCCTTACATGCTATTTGAACAGATTtatacactctcaaaaaggatgtgttaatttttaacacattgtttgtgttatgtctattttagcacattttatgttactttgtgttaaatgtgtgttaaaaacgaaaaagaaaaaagaaaatatccaacacagtgtgtccaacacaatatgtgttaaatatcagccaatcacattgctgcttgcctcacttcatgagccATTATTCTACTGAGAGAAGCAAATTTCCTTGTGTTTTCATCGTCAGAACATAACTTtgatgtgtgaaggtaagaaatgtttgtatttgccattatacgtttgtcttttgtgatcgttcggagacggtcgaggggcatttggcacatatacgTGGTAAAACTGGCGATGCGAGCTGCGCCTGCGCCTGCGGCACATCacgacggtgggagcttattttcACAAGCTTTATAGTgtcttttgttaaattaattgtgaacagaatcgcttttaattcatcactgacacgttgtagtgctaaTGAGAAAATGCATTTGTTCGTCGCgcctttctctttgaaaatgaacagctttgtggtgacatgtattgtgcaaattgccataagacgctaacataatctctgatgtttaagcttttcttgcctttttagctatcgctatttcacaatattcgctatgtgtagcctataaataacaaaagtgtctttattttactcttgcagctttgactggaagacactcctgaagcgcttgtggcagttactgacatgacagagacaaacgagagacatctcacgaccctcaccaccacttgtatgctgataaaaatatgtaaataaaacgattaatacttaagaggttgtcaaataccacattttttttatttaaagtacaaATTTTATtaaccattaacaacttttcactcaaggaacaattaaaatgttgaaatgactgtattgtgattgtttacctctctttttttttaacctttttgagtttttatgtaattgttagtagcaggtttaataaattgtgtttaaactgtgcattagtttgcagtgtctttattgcatacaaaaatttgttaaaaaataacatacttgacacattgtgtatttataacacaatagtgtgtagaaaaaaacgtactcggttactaacgtaacctcggttctctcagagagggaacgagtactgcgtaagcgtaagcttacgcttggggaaaatcctttccgcgagagatattgaagccaaaaaattatccttaattttgtattaatgtaaaacgcgttgccgcagtgagcagacataggcgaggcgtattgcgtgcctattggctgctctgcagcaactgcagcacctatcgagcgaggcttggcgcgaaaccagctccaatgagggcatttcgcgcctaatacgtcatctcccgccgaaagtggcgtgatccaagcctataaatatcgctcgaaggcagctacactctggttttttcatcataaaagcgcccagagcacgcgcttgcacggcaaggtacgcagtactcgttccctctctgagagaaccgaggttacgttagtaaccgagtacgttctcttacgagaggtctctcgtactgcgtaagcgtaagcttacgcttggggaccccatgtaaaacgccgtgcatgccaagatctgataccatagacccgagggcgatagcccggggttcatatagtgtttgaacgtgcttgaacatataaggggattaggaccctagaaacactggctcctggtgtatccgggcaggtaaacgacctggataaacttggaacatgggtctagatatctgataatatctagaccgatagcaacttggcctgtagggcgggaacctccaagttgtagaatcttatgaatgtagacggagaggcccagcctgccaccgtacaaatgtcttgcaagttaatcccactcgaccaagcccacgacgaggccacgcccctcgtggaatgtgctctgacacccagcgggcattgtatgcccttggactcgtacgccagtgcaatagcatccactatccatctggataaagtctgttttgacgcagccattcctttagaatgcccgtaaaacgagacaaacagctgttctgtctgtctaaaagcagacgtgtgagacacatagactcttagcgctctcactggacataagagtctcgcgtcagcctcttcatccccaaccggcagagcagacagtgcgatgacctgtgctcgaaacggtgtgttaatagactttggcacatatccatgcttgggtttgagtataactttagagtcgttaggtccaaactccatgcatgtcgcgcccacggagagcgcgtgcaagtctcctacgcgcttcactgaagcgagcgctaggaggaatatagccttaagagacagatattttaattcagccgcctgtagtggttcgaatggtccgcccttcatagtgtccagcaccacagaaaggtcccaagttgggactgaaggcggtctgggtggatttaatctcttagctcctctaaggaagcgtatgattaaatcgttcctccctattgactgacctagcgttgtcctcgagaacgctgctatggccgccacataaactttgagcatggacggggacctgcccttgtccagcagctcttgtaggaaggaaagtacatctgtcactccacagtctgtgggtgaagatccgcgggctgtgcaccagtccgcaaatatcgaccacttcgaggcatagagccgtctagtagatggagccctagcctgtgtgatcgttgatatcactcctgtggggagttcatcatatattccctggtgacccatacatgaagggaccacagctcggggtgagggtgccaaatcgcgccgcccgcctgcgagaggaggtctctcctcacaggtattggccacggtgcgatgctcgtcatctgcatcagcgctgggaaccaaggctggttcccccaaaacggcgctattagcagtattgcacacccttcctccttcaccctctctatcacctgaggtaggagagagactgggggaaaagcataaagaggacggcggggccacgcatgggctagcgcgtccttggctttggaaaagaattctagacaatgagcgttgtcctgagatgcaaatagatctatctccgctctgccaaatgttttccataatagctgcaccgtctgagggtgcagcgaccattcgcccgccggaacattgttcctggacagtctgtctggtcctacatttagggtcccccgcacgtgcgctgccctcagcgagcgcaggttgcgatgagcccataccagaaggcgttctgcaagtgcatgtagttttctggacctgagaccgccctggcgatttatgtaagccactaccgatatgttgtcggagcggactaatacatgacttcccttcaataagggaagaaaatatgtcagcgcattctccactgccatcatttcgaggcagttgatatgcagcgatttctcgcgttctgaccactggccgaacgacggtctgccgtctaggagcgctccccatcccgaggtggacgcgtccgtggacactactttcaccttcgagggtctctctagagtgacacctgtttggtaccagccggctgttctccacggcatcagggctgtaacgcatctctgattgatcgtgagacggagtcgaccggacgcccacgctcggcgcggcactcacgctctcagccagaactgcagtgggcgcatgcagagaatccctaactgtagaactgatgatgctgaggccataagacctaacactctttgaaaggtcttgagcggggcagacgTGCTGCagcagagcgcgctcactgctCTCTGAATGTTCAGCGCGCGCTCTTGCGATAGCTTCGCTGTCATTGACTGCGAATCCagttctatgcccaggaaggagatattctggctggggttcagcgagcttttctcccaattgactttcaaacccaaattctcgaggtgatcgagtaacatggtcgtgtgctcCCTGAGCATTGAgcgagattgcgctaaaatcagccaatcgtccaaataattcagtattcgcacccCCTTcagtctgagcggggcgagcgctgcgtccatgcactttgtaaacgtacggggtgctagggacaaaccgaatggcaggactgtgtactgataagcttggccctcgaaggcgaatctcaaaaatcgcctgtgacgcgacgctatctgtatttgaaaatacgcgtctttcagatccactgacacaaaccagtctcctcggcacacttgcgcgaggattttcttggtcgtgagcattctgaactttcgcttcaccagcgctttgttcggttgtcttagatctagtatgggcctgactcccccgtcttttttcggtatcaGGAAGTATTTGCTGTATAGCCCTCTTTCGCTCTGACCTTGAGACAGGGGTTCTATGACTCCTTTGCTCAATAatgtggtcacttcggctcgtagcaggtgtgctgcatctgcctgtatagtggtctcgacgcgcgccgtgtaacaGTGAGGGCgccgtcgaaactggagcgaatagcctctttttatgatgtccagcacccattgtgaaacccccgggagcttttcccatgcatttgcATGTAATGCAAGggggtgggtgcgaagcgcgctccgatctgttaatAACGGGGCCGCTTCGGTGCGTTTTGACACACACGTGTCTGTGACATGtgaggctcggggtacactgaccgcggggactgctatctttgtgtgtatatgtggttgcgtagtaacgggcacatttaacacactcaatgcagcttttagccgcgtggacggggcgtcgtccggtttcgtttttacagaccTGCCTGAtatgatatgtgtgggcactttTGGGTGGGCACATatatcacatgtgaagcgcagtCGATttgggtcgactttatgtgcgcggggtttgtatgacaggatgtgcttaTGTGTAGTGATGGGCACTGGACAGTGGGCATGCgtgctacacacaaaacaccttcggctgtGGCCGGGACAcccgaaaatacactcttttGAGGATTTatttgggtagccgtgagaacggcttttgagtGCAGACAGGCGGGCTGCAGCGCCGGCCTGATGACTGCGGATGatgctggaacagccacattttttggagctgagcgagcgaatactttcggtgggagtctggcagccgcgggactcgcgcaccggcgttttCCTAGCTGTACTAGGCCTGCTTCGGGGGGTTAGGTTTCAACTCAACCCTGGGTCTCTGAGCGCGCGCTCCGTGGCGGCGGCCTGCAGAGCGGGAACGAGGTCTCGCTCCCTGCTCCTGGCGGCGTTGTGAGACAGCTGCAGCGGGCTGAGGCTGGGGTCTGGAGCTCTGCGCTGGCGGCTTTGGGCAACCGGTAGAGCTAGACCGCTTCGGCAGGAAGTGCTTCATCGCCTGAGAGGTCTTCTGAACTTCTGCAAAGCGCTCATTGAAGTCCTTCAACGACGTGCCGAACAGACCAGCCGTGGAAAACGGCGCATCAAGAAAGGCTGTGCGCTCGGACTCCGCCATCTCTGAGAGCGTGAGTCACAAGTGCCTTTCTGCAACCGTCAGCGCCGCCATGCGTCCTATGGCCTGAGCTGCTGATTTGGTGGCACGGAgtgcgaggtccgtggcgctccTCAAATCTGGTACGCAGATCGCGTCAGGGCCTTCCTCATCCAGCTTTTGGAGAAGGTCGGCTTGGAAGATCTGCAGCATGGCCATGGTGTGCAGCGCTGAGGCGGCCTGTCCCGCCGCGGTGAAAGCTCGGTGTAGCAGACTCGACGTCTGTCTGCAGGGCTTAGATGGCAGCGCCggcttagcacgccgtccagcagAGGGCGGGCATAAGTGGGCCGCGATCGCTTCTTCCACCGGAGGTATCGCTAGGTAACCTCTACTCTCGGCGCCGTCCACTACAGAGAACGCCGGGGAGGAGGATGGGCGCACTCTCGCTGAGTAGGGGGCGCTCCAAGACTTTGCGAGCTCCTGGTGAAGCTCCGGAAGGAAAGGGGCCGGTTTCGCAAGCGACGTCCGTTCTCCTTTCGGCAAGAACCGGCCATCCAGCCGGTTGTGAGCAGGCTGCTCGGGTGAGGACCACTCCAGGCCCAGGCTCGCCGTGGCTTGGGTTAAGATCCTCATGAGCTCTGACTCAATAGAGGCTCTCGCGCTGGGTGGGGCGCGGGCAGGGGGGGCGATGTCCGCAGAGCTCGCCCAATCCTCGCTGCCTGACGCTGCCAGCGAGCAAgagtcctcctcctcctccatcccACTCTCCTCGACAGCGACATCGGCGGGCGCAGCGGCTGACAGCGACTGCGCCAAATCCGGCACTGAGAAGGTGAGTGTAGGTGAAGCTAGCAGGCGCACCGGCGAGCTTTGACGGCTGGAGGATGATTCCGGAagccgctgggcacggcgctttttacggcgcggcgCCGCAGCAGGCATAGGAGCGGGCTGCGAGAAGAAGGCCAagcgagtcctcagagtcgccatggcCAGTGACT from Garra rufa chromosome 12, GarRuf1.0, whole genome shotgun sequence harbors:
- the notum2 gene encoding carboxylesterase notum2, translated to MNILCHVMFLLLLGVISCQNNNRNAKSGGKPAKKANSQAIDTTQHGPEDDPNPALAGAGDSSKETNSGSRGTGQQSASVNKPVDEMKLHFLKNTLVTCNDGTAAGFYLKEFKGSKRWLIFLEGGWCCYNKETCDSRYKTIPRLMSSTDWPQTRKGSGLLSTQVDENPHWYNANIVFVPYCSSDVWSGNKAASKSKQGKETEYAFMGSQIIREVIKDLSPKGLKQAKVVMLAGTSAGGTGVLLNIDKVSSLLEQLGADAQVRGLVDSGWFLESKQQKAPDCPDSASCTPVDAIKKGLRMWSGVVPEKCKQQYKRGEEWQCFFGHKLYSYITAPLFVVQWLFDEEQLRVENIYMGGQSLSEQQWTYMQNLGKEFKNSLKDVTAVFAPSCLSHTLITKSNWMDFQIKGTSLSRALQCWDRSLQEANKNSKTALKGCPFHLVDNCQWPQCNPTCPALIDQATQQEMTLLQVLASMGLDLQKLGLDVSSASMVSSGG